A stretch of the Sulfolobus acidocaldarius SUSAZ genome encodes the following:
- a CDS encoding DNA polymerase II has protein sequence MEGYLVDALPSYNSVVLVLDGFRKVKVRTTFPIYVITDRPEMIAQHPSVVNYNEEVWRDLDGRQIRLYRFELTDINAYYYIKKRVKTVNELPTVMSQVLHRLNALPFRKITVEESGKEKRSSAERVGNSSARIELHPEEFPKVSFATVTSIDWYGPSPYGKRYVANINGEEEQEGKIDDLDLKVDVAECFGIACDKVKASVKIRSKKAPVSIKGLIEWSLLSKTLIRELENSTIGKALTTNEAWIAFQRKVIIPNVVPRVEKMRTLDELKAVDKGGLVIFPRVGCYNNVYQVDFSSMYPSLIVKYNISAETVDKCNDVETEIGHMICLKEKGIVPEALEWLVNRKEELKKVDKERAEAIKWILVASFGYLGYRNSKFGKIEAYELVTYFARKTLRRTIDLAGEHGLEVLHGIIDSLIVRGDRIREFIDHTQQVTGLKLKEEKMKWVILFNAKDGTPYPMRYLGKLENGEMKVKGLIRKNMPNIVKEFLEDVVEVTGKADTCEQIDVGEIDVIYRRYRQRVAHAEPKDYVLWVKRKPYVRGVRGFYDARKGYKGRDVFYYLDYLERSYEVILSALNGILDLR, from the coding sequence ATGGAAGGATATCTCGTTGATGCATTACCATCTTACAACAGTGTAGTCCTAGTCTTAGATGGATTCAGAAAGGTGAAAGTGAGGACAACATTTCCTATTTACGTTATCACTGATAGACCTGAAATGATAGCCCAACACCCCTCAGTGGTAAATTATAATGAGGAAGTATGGAGGGACTTAGATGGCAGACAGATAAGGCTATACAGATTTGAGCTAACTGACATAAATGCGTATTATTACATAAAGAAGAGAGTTAAGACTGTAAATGAGTTACCCACTGTTATGTCGCAAGTCTTACATAGGCTAAATGCGTTACCATTTAGAAAGATCACTGTAGAGGAGAGTGGAAAAGAAAAGAGGAGTAGCGCAGAGAGGGTGGGTAACAGTAGTGCTAGGATAGAGCTCCACCCGGAGGAATTTCCAAAAGTATCCTTTGCAACAGTTACAAGTATTGACTGGTATGGACCATCGCCCTATGGTAAGAGATATGTTGCAAACATCAATGGGGAGGAAGAACAGGAGGGGAAGATAGATGATTTAGACCTGAAAGTTGATGTGGCTGAGTGTTTCGGCATTGCCTGTGACAAGGTTAAAGCCTCGGTGAAGATAAGGAGTAAGAAGGCACCAGTATCTATCAAGGGATTAATAGAGTGGTCTCTACTGAGTAAGACTTTGATAAGGGAGTTGGAGAATTCGACAATAGGTAAAGCCTTAACTACGAATGAGGCGTGGATTGCTTTCCAGAGAAAGGTCATCATACCAAATGTTGTTCCAAGGGTAGAAAAAATGAGAACATTGGATGAATTAAAGGCTGTGGATAAGGGTGGGCTAGTTATTTTTCCTAGAGTAGGTTGTTATAATAACGTATACCAAGTTGATTTCTCCTCCATGTATCCATCATTAATAGTTAAATACAATATATCTGCTGAGACAGTGGATAAGTGTAATGATGTGGAGACTGAAATAGGTCATATGATTTGCCTAAAGGAGAAGGGAATAGTGCCAGAAGCATTGGAGTGGTTAGTTAATAGAAAAGAGGAGTTAAAGAAAGTCGATAAGGAGAGAGCAGAGGCGATAAAGTGGATTCTTGTTGCCTCATTCGGTTACCTAGGGTATAGGAACTCTAAATTTGGTAAAATAGAGGCTTATGAGTTAGTTACATATTTTGCACGGAAGACATTAAGGAGAACAATAGACTTAGCTGGGGAACATGGGCTGGAGGTTTTACATGGAATTATAGACTCATTGATAGTTAGAGGAGATAGGATTAGGGAATTTATTGACCACACACAGCAAGTTACAGGGTTAAAACTGAAAGAAGAGAAAATGAAATGGGTAATCCTATTTAATGCTAAAGACGGAACCCCATATCCAATGAGGTATTTGGGAAAATTAGAGAACGGAGAGATGAAGGTTAAGGGGTTAATCAGGAAAAATATGCCAAACATTGTTAAGGAATTTCTTGAGGACGTGGTTGAGGTAACGGGTAAAGCTGACACATGTGAGCAGATTGATGTAGGTGAAATTGACGTTATTTACAGGAGATACAGACAACGGGTTGCTCATGCAGAACCAAAGGATTATGTATTATGGGTCAAGAGAAAACCTTATGTGAGGGGGGTAAGGGGATTTTATGACGCGAGGAAGGGTTATAAAGGAAGAGATGTCTTCTATTATCTAGACTATTTAGAGAGAAGTTATGAGGTGATACTCTCTGCTCTCAACGGGATTCTCGACCTTAGATAG